A DNA window from Halomonas zincidurans B6 contains the following coding sequences:
- a CDS encoding IS1595-like element ISHzi1 family transposase: MARNPIQFQPGLSLPAFLEQYGTEAQCQAALFQHRWPKGFVCPDCGNTTGCRLSRGLYQCHRCHHQTSLTAGTIFHATHLPLTTWFLAIYLLTQRKSGISALQLSRELGVSYNTAWKLKHKLLQVMHERNQGERLSGRIELDDAYLGGERPGKRGRGAEHKFPFVAAVQTDEEGHPLRVQLRRVSGFTLTEIRRYAHQAIAPGSHVISDGLGCFRAFDTPLYVHDCHITGGGRASVENPEFNWVNTLLGNVKNAITGTYHAIRGQHAPRYLAEFEYRFNRRYDLKAMIPRFLTVAAKTPPMPYRFLKMADCYA, translated from the coding sequence ATGGCACGCAATCCTATCCAGTTCCAGCCCGGCCTGTCGTTGCCGGCGTTTCTCGAGCAGTACGGCACGGAAGCGCAATGCCAGGCAGCCCTCTTCCAGCATCGCTGGCCCAAGGGGTTCGTGTGCCCCGACTGTGGCAACACCACGGGCTGCCGGCTGTCGCGGGGGCTCTACCAGTGCCATCGCTGCCATCATCAGACCTCGCTGACTGCCGGTACCATCTTCCATGCCACGCACCTGCCGTTGACCACCTGGTTTCTGGCCATCTATTTGCTGACCCAGCGCAAGAGCGGTATCTCAGCGCTGCAGCTGTCCCGGGAGCTCGGCGTCAGCTACAACACCGCCTGGAAGCTCAAGCACAAGCTGCTGCAGGTCATGCACGAGCGCAACCAAGGAGAGCGGCTCTCCGGCCGCATCGAGCTGGATGATGCCTACCTGGGAGGTGAACGACCGGGAAAGCGCGGGCGCGGCGCTGAGCACAAGTTCCCATTCGTGGCGGCCGTACAAACCGATGAGGAAGGCCACCCACTGCGTGTTCAGCTTCGCCGCGTGAGCGGCTTCACCCTCACCGAGATCCGTCGCTACGCCCACCAGGCCATTGCCCCTGGGAGCCATGTCATCAGCGACGGCCTCGGGTGTTTCCGAGCCTTCGACACACCCCTCTACGTCCATGACTGCCACATCACCGGGGGTGGACGTGCCAGCGTGGAGAATCCCGAGTTCAACTGGGTCAACACCCTGCTGGGTAACGTCAAGAACGCCATCACGGGCACTTACCATGCCATCCGCGGGCAGCATGCCCCACGCTACCTGGCCGAGTTCGAGTACCGATTCAATCGACGCTATGACCTCAAGGCCATGATCCCGCGCTTTCTCACGGTGGCGGCGAAAACACCGCCAATGCCGTATCGGTTCCTGAAGATGGCTGACTGTTATGCGTAA
- the uraH gene encoding hydroxyisourate hydrolase yields the protein MGRLTTHVLDTASGRPGNGLRIEVFRFDGDDRISLGEAVTNDDGRCDAPILEGESFTAGEYELLFHAGDYLDARGAGGERPRFLDRIPLRFGVADASQHYHVPLLLSPFGYSTYRGS from the coding sequence ATGGGACGCTTGACCACGCACGTTCTGGACACCGCCTCGGGGCGGCCCGGCAACGGCCTGCGCATCGAGGTCTTCCGCTTCGACGGCGACGATCGGATTTCGCTGGGCGAGGCGGTCACCAACGACGATGGCCGTTGCGATGCGCCGATCCTCGAAGGCGAGTCCTTCACGGCCGGCGAATATGAATTGCTGTTCCATGCCGGCGATTATCTCGATGCACGGGGCGCCGGCGGCGAGCGGCCGCGTTTTCTCGATCGCATTCCGTTGCGCTTCGGGGTCGCCGATGCCAGCCAGCACTACCATGTGCCGCTGCTGCTGTCGCCGTTCGGCTATTCCACCTACCGCGGCAGTTGA
- a CDS encoding GntR family transcriptional regulator yields the protein MTERQQSPDAVAGRGEPARRRRGKDGDGAQRHEVIYRAISNAIVEHRLRPGARLREDALAEVFDISRTGIRKILQRLAHEQLVTLTPRRGASVTRPTAEEAHDVFAARQLVECGIMADVARRMAAPEARALRELAARERQLLRQGEQSVAIKLSAEFHERLAGLSGNATLAEFVGRLCSRSSLILAVYGGAGHLGCESHDHDELIGHLEAGRGERAAAFMSRHLKAIEASLSIEEARDEAPDLREIFAR from the coding sequence ATGACCGAGCGCCAGCAATCGCCCGATGCCGTGGCGGGCCGTGGCGAACCGGCAAGACGCCGGCGCGGCAAGGACGGCGACGGCGCGCAGCGCCATGAGGTCATCTACCGGGCCATCAGCAACGCGATCGTCGAACACCGCCTGCGCCCGGGGGCGCGGCTGCGCGAGGACGCCCTGGCCGAAGTCTTCGATATCAGCCGTACCGGCATTCGCAAGATTCTCCAGCGCCTCGCCCACGAGCAACTGGTGACGCTGACCCCGCGTCGCGGCGCCAGCGTCACCCGGCCCACCGCCGAGGAGGCCCACGACGTCTTCGCCGCACGACAACTGGTCGAGTGCGGGATCATGGCGGACGTCGCCCGGCGCATGGCCGCCCCTGAAGCACGGGCGCTGCGCGAGCTTGCCGCCCGCGAACGCCAGCTGCTCAGGCAGGGCGAGCAGAGCGTGGCGATCAAGCTCTCCGCCGAGTTCCACGAGCGCCTGGCCGGGCTGAGCGGCAATGCGACGCTGGCCGAGTTCGTCGGCCGGCTGTGCTCGCGCTCGTCGTTGATCCTTGCCGTGTATGGCGGCGCCGGCCATCTGGGCTGCGAGTCGCACGATCACGACGAGCTGATCGGCCATCTCGAAGCCGGCCGCGGCGAGCGGGCGGCGGCATTCATGAGTCGCCACCTCAAGGCGATCGAGGCCTCGCTGTCGATCGAGGAAGCGCGCGACGAGGCCCCCGACCTGCGCGAGATCTTCGCCCGCTAG